In Saccharicrinis fermentans DSM 9555 = JCM 21142, a genomic segment contains:
- a CDS encoding YitT family protein yields the protein MESTKVFNELKIYVILTFAVCVSSLGWAGFLIPSDIVGGGITGLSSTFYFLWGWDIGITSLIINALLILLAVKILGLSYGIKTVYCIVLFSTMLSILTKHFTEPVVSDIFMATLIGAVLGGGGTAILFINGGSTGGTEIIAMIINKYKNYSLGRLLLTFDIVIISTSYIVFQDIEKIMYGLISMAIYSYCIDMIISGNKQTVQIFIITDKYETMMDQIITVGNKGVTMIDSIGGYTREHRKILLVISKKRTSSILLKIIKDVDPEAFVTMGNVSNVFGKGFDRIKG from the coding sequence ATGGAATCAACAAAAGTATTTAATGAGCTAAAGATATATGTAATACTCACCTTTGCAGTGTGCGTTTCAAGCCTTGGATGGGCAGGATTTCTTATTCCTTCAGACATTGTTGGTGGCGGAATCACCGGATTATCCAGCACCTTCTATTTTCTATGGGGATGGGATATCGGCATCACTTCACTAATTATCAATGCCTTATTGATATTGCTCGCCGTAAAAATATTAGGTCTGTCCTACGGTATAAAAACGGTTTACTGCATCGTCTTATTTTCAACCATGTTATCCATACTCACCAAGCACTTTACTGAACCTGTAGTCAGCGATATTTTTATGGCTACATTAATTGGTGCTGTATTAGGAGGTGGGGGCACCGCTATTTTATTTATCAACGGAGGCAGTACGGGTGGCACCGAAATCATTGCCATGATCATAAATAAATATAAAAATTACAGCTTAGGACGTCTCCTACTCACTTTCGACATTGTCATTATTTCCACTAGTTATATCGTTTTTCAGGACATTGAAAAAATTATGTACGGCTTAATATCAATGGCCATTTATAGCTACTGTATTGACATGATAATATCCGGCAACAAACAAACCGTACAAATATTTATCATCACAGACAAATACGAAACAATGATGGATCAAATAATCACAGTAGGTAATAAAGGCGTAACGATGATTGACAGTATTGGTGGCTATACCCGGGAGCACCGAAAAATATTATTGGTCATCTCAAAAAAACGCACATCCTCTATCCTACTAAAAATCATAAAGGATGTCGATCCGGAGGCCTTTGTAACAATGGGAAATGTCTCTAATGTTTTTGGTAAAGGTTTTGACAGAATTAAAGGATGA